A part of Cryptococcus neoformans var. neoformans JEC21 chromosome 4 sequence genomic DNA contains:
- a CDS encoding thiol-disulfide exchange intermediate, putative, which translates to MAGGIQNITSAAEFDGIVRSLPPSRLLVADFYAQWCGPCHAIAPVLEQLAGAYKHVTFVKIDVDQQRELASRFRITAMPTFKLLKGGREVDQLRGASPPQLSQLVSRHAGTAPPPTATASSGSKSQVATGEITESLLKQVISKGLNCLNEAKEHPLSSILGPEKGPRGNSYLESDVDPELLISIPFQDAVKLKAISIFSGISPSQAPKTVKLFINQPNIGFDDAENEAPAQELILTPEQVKGDRIPLRYVRFQNVRSLHILVKDNQEDEETTRIDSIDVYGAQGEKLDAGVTSQSSAGTGSMLEKLLASGK; encoded by the exons ATGGCTGGTGGTATTCAAAACATTACATCCGCAGCAG AGTTTGACGGTATCGTCCGTTCATTACCCCCCTCACGTTTGCTCGTCGCAG ACTTCTATGCC CAATGGTGTGGACCTTGCCACGCCATCGCGCCTGTATTAGAGCAACTGGCTGGCGCT TATAAGCATGTTACGTTTGTT AAAATTGACGTAGATCAACAAAGAGAGCTTGCCTCAAGGTTCAGGATAACTGCTATGCCCACTTTCAAACTCTTGAAAGGCGGTAGAGAGGTTGACCAG CTGCGAGGCGCCTCCCCTCCTCAGCTCAGCCAATTGGTCTCTCGGCACGCGGGGACTGCGCCCCCGCCCACAGCGACCGCTAGCTCCGGCTCCAAATCGCAAGTAGCTACAGGTGAAATAACGGAATCTCTCCTCAAGCAGGTCATATCAAAGGGACTCAACTGTCTCAATGAAGCCAAAGAACATCCACTATCTTCTATCCTCGGACCTGAAAAGGGTCCTCGAGGCAACTCCTACCTTGAATCGGATGTTGATCCTGAGCTCCTTATATCTATACCTTTTCAAGATGCCGTTAAGCTGAAAGCCATCTCAATCTTTTCCGGTATCAGCCCTTCTCAAGCACCCAAAACAGTGAAGCTGTTTATTAACCAGCCCAACATCGGCTTCGATGATGCGGAAAACGAGGCGCCTGCCCAAGAATTGATTTTGACCCCAGAGCAAGTCAAAGGAGACAGAATTCCATTGCGATACGTGAGGTTTCAGAACGTGAGAAGCTTGCATATCTTGGTAAAGGACAATcaggaggacgaggagaccACCAGAATTGACTCAATTGACGTGTATGGTGCTC AGGGTGAAAAACTCGACGCCGGTGTCACTTCACAGTCTTCTGCTGGTACCGGCAGTATGCTCGAGAAGCTCTTAGCTTCGGGTAAATAA